Within Styela clava chromosome 8, kaStyClav1.hap1.2, whole genome shotgun sequence, the genomic segment tgtaaaataaaacaaaaaaaacgatATAAAACTTTCTCTTCCACATAAAGAAATATTCTTACATTTTTGCAACACATTTCTTGGAACATAAACTTATATCAATAGAAAAATACATAGACTTCAACTATCCACTGTATTCGATTCGATGAAATAAGTCCATTCCTTCTTATTATGCACAAGATGCGCATTTTAGTTGCAAAATATTGGTAAAAATTGCATTCCACGACAGGCGGAAGATATGTACCTCGTACAATTTTGGTAGATTTGGAGCCGGGTACCATGGATGCCGTTAGGTCGGGACCGTACGGCCGACTTTTCCGCCCAGACAACTTCATCTTCGGTATGTAATTTTATCTTTAGCATATTTTGAGTAAATAAGAGTGGCCATTCGTTGATTTCATTTGTACAATTTTCCAGGTCAAAGTGGCGCCGGAAACAACTGGGCCAAAGGGCACTACACCGAAGGTGCAGAATTGGTCGATGAGGTGATGGATGTCGCAAGGAGAGAAACAGAAAGTTGTGACTGCGTTCAGGGTTTCCAGCTTTCACATTCTCTTGGTGGTGGAACAGGATCAGGCATGGGAACGCTTCTTCTATCAAAAATACGCGAAGAGTATCCAGATAGAATGGTAGTAAGCTACAGCGTCGTTCCTTCTCCAAAAGTCTCAGATGCCGTTGTTGAGCCTTATAACGCTACACTTTCTATTCATCAACTTTTGGAAAGTACTGATGAAACCTACTGCATAGACAATGAAGCGTTGTACGACATTTGCTTTCGTACTCTGAAACTCACTACTCCAACTTACGGTGATTTGAATCACCTTGTTTCAACAACCATGAGTGGTGTTACAACATGTCTCCGCTTTCCGGGGCAACTGAATTCTGATTTACGAAAACTTGCTGTTAATATGGTTCCGTTTCCTAGGCTTCATTTTTTTATGCCTGGATTTGCGCCTCTAACCAGTAGAGGAGATCAATATTATCGGGCAATAACGGTTCCAGAATTAACGAGACAAATGTTTGATGCGAAAAACATGATGGCTGCTTGCGATCCCCGCCGAGGTCGATTCTTGACTGTCGCTGCAATTTTCCGTGGAAAGGTGTCCACCCACGAAATCGACATGCACATCATCAGTGCTAAAAACAAGTACAGTCCGTATTTCGTGGAATGGATTCCTGATAACATTATGACAGCTGTATGTGACATCCCTCCAAGAGGACTCAAAATGTCGGCGACATTTATTGCCAACACAACTGCAATTCAGGTACTTTGATAGTATGTAGACTCAAGATCAAACGGTGATGCTTATATATCACAGAACAATGCCTCCGCTTTTATGTACTTCCttgttgtgttttttttttcttaagtGACTTATCACGTCGTTGGGTTAGTTTTTATTGTATAATGCCTCATGCAAAACTTCTATTCATCTTCTTAgcgtttttattcatttcgtaTAACACAGGATGCTTGAATTTGTCCAGATTGACATAGCTTTAGTTCCAGTATGAGTTTACAAAATTGACTGATTCAAACATTTCCAAAGGAATAGCTAACAATGTATTTCTAATTTCTTGCTACATTTATACATATCAATATAGGATCTCTTCCAACGCATATCAGATCAATTCTCGGCAATGTTCAAGAGAAAGGCGTTCATGCATTGGTATACTGGAGAAGGTATGGATGAAATGGAGTTTATAGAAGCGGAGAGTAACATGAATGACCTGATAACTGAATATCAAATCCATCAGGACTCTTCCCCAGAAGACAATGAATTTGACGAGGGAGAAGATGACTAAATGCATGGCACCATTACACCGTTTTCTAACATCACTATATGATTAAGTACCACCACGATCACTAAACCCCTCAGTCAAAGACTTACATTTCATGTGTGTACGTAACTCCGAAGCCAATCAAGTGTTTCACTGCTATTGactacttttttattttaaatgctgtgtatccTGTAGTGTTGATAAAATGAATGTATTGTTGGTATTTCATTGTGTGtgtatattataaaatttatgacaaaaaatattataggtttatattcttttcttttaaattctaatcaattttacaaCAATCATTCGTCAGGTTTGTGATCGaacaatttgttcattttataattAATTGCTTGTGAACGAAAtggaatttttataaatgaatatcAAGTTTGGTCTAAGACGGCTATGTTAGTACTAACATTTCCATAATAATAAATCCAGCTGTAGACATTTGTATTTTGTCATTTCATGCTATTTTAATTTGACGTTGTCCTCCAGACTTGGAGTTAGTTTAAAGACAGCTAGAATAGAACGAACAGAGTAGAGCCCGTTTGTCGTAAATATTTACGGCATGTATTAACGGAGCCGAGTTGAAGACTCGATTGCGGGCATTTAGACGCTCCAATTCCAAACTTTTCCGGGTTCAACAAGTTTaatctcaaaacgaatttgaggaTTTTTTCAAAACCTATTTGTGTTGAAGAGGCGGGATAACAGCCGCTTAGTTCCATTTCTCTTTTAATAAGTGGGGTGTGGGTATAGTTCTGACATGGACAACctgcgacccgcgggccaaatcgtGAGTTGTGCAATCCCATTCATATTTCCATTCTTATACTTATTACACCATCATCACAGATTACCGTTTGTTTTCAGCAAACTCAAACACAGATCTTGGCATATTTACCACCATTTTCTACAtttcgaaattatataaatgtcTTCATATAAAGCATTGCACTTGACAGTTTACTACATCTTATGTAGTTACCCTAATAATCAAACTGATGTATATATGACAGCCCCGACAGTCTTTTATAGATGAGGCCATTCAAATAGCAACCGGGTTATCCATTTACCtctatctaattttttttatccccctacatatatatatatatcgacagagtaaagtattttttttcactgCTCATTtccattgtatatatatgaactatAGCGAGAGTGTTAGCAGATACATTAACGATTGTCTTAATTCAttgatttatcaatattcataaACGAGTTCCCGGAAGATCCGAAAGCTTGCTTCTAATTAATTACCGACCCTCCATTAGCGTTGCTCTGAACGTCTTCATATGGTATGACGCAAGAATGTCCTCCTAACAAATTCATTCCAATTTCTGTTGATATTTTAGTGCGTGTGCTGGTTTTCTCAAAGATCATTCCAAGTGATTTTCCTTCCAGCTTGCGGAATCTATTCGAATGCAGTAggataaaacaaacaattgatCTTAACCTAAAATGATCATTAACATCAACTTATCGGCGCAATGATCATTAGAaggatatttaaatttgatggtaCGTCTCCATCATTACACCATAGCTTACaaactgatttaaaacaatttcctcAACTATTTTGAAGCGTAACTTATGAATTAACAGACAAATTAGATTATTAATGGCGATTTATTGcactttgaataaatttagCGTATACCAAATTGAATAGATTTATAAAAACCATGCATAAATTGTGGCCCCGCTATTTATAACATTTATAAAGGCGATGTCGATGCTTAAGTGTACTTATGAAAGTTTTCCTGGATCACGTAACAGCTGGTCGGTTATTGCTTCCTTCatcatctagattctagaactaTATGCTACAATGAAATCGACCTAGAGTATGATCGAGAGGGATTCAAAAAGGCGagttcatcatatatatatgactgaGCTGTCTTATCATCTTTTCGATTCCCAGGATAAACACAGAAACCCTACCCTATTCCTACCCTTCTCAATCTTCCACGACAAAGGAAGACATTGGGAAAGATTTGTAATACCTTTCGTTCAGTTGCTTCATCCTTAACTTTAGGTCAGCAGCACTGCTTAATAAATGAAGAAGATCTTCTCTAGTATAGTCTGCTAGTGAAAGCAAACTACTTCCTTTCATCGAGATGTCCTGCTGTCGACATATCTGAGCATGATTTGTAGATGCAACACTGTGGTCATGAAAAGGTAAACAATAAACTaactctgtttttttttttgtaaaaaaaagtagtttgggttgatttaaatatgtatttccTACATTTTTGGTGATGTAGATTGTTTTCGAATATGAGTAACACATCTGAGTGTATTACATCGAGGCAGTGTTCGATGAATCCACATTCTATGTAGTATGTTTTTACCAAGTTTctcatatatatgaatattatttctgtACTTTATCCAATTGCGTAAGGAATGAGAaagttatatttgtatatatatatatatatataaatactaatATAGACAGTATTTCTACATTTTATAAGCCGATAATAAAGGACGTAACCATTCAACGGTAGGTGCATCGTGTGCACTCACTTTTCTCACACCTTTCTCTTCAAACTAGTCGTTTACTTCTTCCGATAACACTCACATATTTTGCTATCTCATATCCGGGCCTACGTTGCCAAAGCTACAAGATTGTTTAGCgtattttaagtatggtgaaGAAATAATGAACTACTGGGCAGTTCACCGCATTGACGTAAATTACTTAAAATGTAGGTATCaattacaaatgaattaaaagttAGTCATTCGTGGTAAATGCCTAAAATTGTAGCTTTCAACAGAAATGACaattcatattcaaacaatGTTTACTCATTCTAATATTGAGATTCTCAAAGGATAGGCTTATATAAATTTCGTTACAAATTTAAATGACAATTTCTGCCATATCTTTCCGGTTTCGGCATTAATGGATAACTATACCATACTCCAAGTTTGAAGCAAAATCGATAGCAAACCTGAGGGAAAACAGGCGCGACAACCAAACTAATTGCGACTTCCTGGCATACTGCTTTTAGGAagcaatgtttttaaaaacatgtgCGGAGGCACTTTCTCAGTTATGAAGAGTTttaaatcttacactaaatgtaggtATAGAGAAAGACTTTGGCACGTTTTAGTGCGTTTTTTTGTGATTTccgcatgttttagcttgataaatgagtTAAATGACAAATATTGATCACTGTGTTTGCACACTAGAAGTGTTTGTTCTGTATCGCGCTGTTtatctattcttggcactattgtggtccCCGaagaatgcaaaaataattttgtgg encodes:
- the LOC144425823 gene encoding tubulin beta-4 chain-like, whose product is MREIVSVQTGQCGNQIGTKFWEVISDEHGIDADGYYIGDNDLQLKRIDVYYNESAGGRYVPRTILVDLEPGTMDAVRSGPYGRLFRPDNFIFGQSGAGNNWAKGHYTEGAELVDEVMDVARRETESCDCVQGFQLSHSLGGGTGSGMGTLLLSKIREEYPDRMVVSYSVVPSPKVSDAVVEPYNATLSIHQLLESTDETYCIDNEALYDICFRTLKLTTPTYGDLNHLVSTTMSGVTTCLRFPGQLNSDLRKLAVNMVPFPRLHFFMPGFAPLTSRGDQYYRAITVPELTRQMFDAKNMMAACDPRRGRFLTVAAIFRGKVSTHEIDMHIISAKNKYSPYFVEWIPDNIMTAVCDIPPRGLKMSATFIANTTAIQDLFQRISDQFSAMFKRKAFMHWYTGEGMDEMEFIEAESNMNDLITEYQIHQDSSPEDNEFDEGEDD